One Chromobacterium paludis genomic window carries:
- the rplB gene encoding 50S ribosomal protein L2, translating to MPIVKVKPTSAGRRAVVKVVNPDLHKGAPLASLVEKKNSTGGRNHNGHITTRHRGGGHKKHYRLIDFRRNKDGIPAKVERIEYDPNRTAHIALLCYADGERRYIIAPRGVKVGAVLLSGSEAPIKAGNALPIRNIPVGTTIHCVEMQPGKGAQMVRSAGASAMLLAREGVYAQLRLRSGEIRLVHVDCRATVGEVGNEEHSLRKLGKAGATRWRGIRPTVRGTAMNPIDHPHGGGEGRTGEGRVPVSPWGTPTKGFRTRRNKRTDNMIVRRRYSNKG from the coding sequence ATGCCTATCGTTAAGGTAAAACCGACTTCCGCGGGTCGTCGTGCAGTTGTCAAGGTGGTAAACCCGGACCTGCATAAGGGCGCTCCGCTGGCTTCCCTGGTTGAGAAGAAAAACTCGACCGGTGGCCGCAATCACAATGGTCACATCACCACGCGTCATCGTGGCGGTGGCCACAAGAAGCACTACCGTCTGATCGACTTCCGTCGCAACAAGGATGGCATTCCGGCGAAGGTGGAACGCATCGAATACGATCCGAACCGCACCGCTCACATCGCCCTGCTGTGCTACGCCGATGGCGAACGTCGCTACATCATCGCCCCGCGTGGCGTGAAGGTTGGCGCCGTGCTGCTGTCTGGTTCCGAGGCTCCGATCAAGGCCGGTAACGCTCTGCCGATCCGCAACATCCCGGTGGGTACCACTATCCACTGCGTGGAAATGCAACCCGGCAAGGGCGCACAGATGGTTCGCTCCGCTGGCGCTTCTGCAATGCTGCTGGCTCGTGAAGGCGTGTACGCTCAACTGCGTCTGCGCTCTGGCGAGATCCGCCTGGTGCACGTCGATTGCCGTGCGACCGTTGGCGAAGTGGGTAACGAAGAGCACTCCCTGCGCAAGCTGGGCAAGGCTGGCGCAACCCGTTGGCGCGGTATTCGTCCGACCGTTCGCGGTACGGCGATGAACCCGATCGACCACCCGCACGGTGGTGGTGAAGGCCGCACTGGCGAAGGTCGCGTTCCGGTTAGCCCGTGGGGTACCCCGACTAAGGGCTTCCGCACCCGTCGCAACAAGCGTACCGACAACATGATCGTACGCCGTCGCTATTCCAACAAAGGGTAA
- the rpsS gene encoding 30S ribosomal protein S19: MARSQKKGPFVDLHLLKKVDAVRATSDKRPIKTWSRRSTILPDFIGLTIAVHNGRTHVPVYVSENMVGHKLGEFSLTRTFKGHAADKKAKKK, encoded by the coding sequence ATGGCACGTTCGCAGAAAAAAGGCCCGTTCGTTGACCTGCATCTCCTGAAGAAGGTCGATGCGGTACGGGCAACCAGCGACAAGCGTCCGATCAAGACCTGGTCGCGTCGTTCGACCATCCTGCCGGACTTTATTGGTCTGACCATCGCTGTGCACAACGGTCGCACTCACGTTCCGGTCTATGTTTCTGAAAACATGGTCGGCCACAAACTGGGTGAATTCTCTCTGACTCGTACCTTCAAAGGCCACGCTGCCGACAAGAAGGCGAAGAAGAAGTAA
- the rplV gene encoding 50S ribosomal protein L22, with protein sequence MRVSANLKSVRLSAQKCRLVADLVRGKPVDQALNILAFSPKKGAVIIKKVLESAIANAEHNEGADIDTLRVTSIFVDKGASLKRFTARAKGRGNRIEKQTCHISLTVGN encoded by the coding sequence ATGAGAGTATCTGCAAATCTGAAAAGTGTTCGCCTGTCGGCTCAAAAGTGCCGCCTGGTAGCGGACCTGGTTCGCGGCAAGCCCGTTGACCAGGCCCTGAATATCCTGGCCTTCTCCCCGAAAAAGGGTGCGGTCATCATCAAGAAAGTGCTGGAATCTGCCATCGCTAACGCCGAGCACAACGAAGGCGCTGACATCGACACCCTGCGTGTCACCAGCATCTTTGTTGACAAGGGCGCTAGTCTGAAGCGTTTCACTGCCCGTGCTAAGGGTCGTGGCAATCGCATCGAAAAGCAGACCTGCCACATTTCCTTGACCGTTGGCAATTAA
- the rpsC gene encoding 30S ribosomal protein S3, whose product MGQKIHPTGFRLAVNKNWSSKWFASSQNFPEMLKQDIEVREFLKKRLGHASVGRVTIERPAKSARITIHSARPGVVIGKKGEDIEILKQELQKRLGVPVHVNIEEVRKPELDAQIIADGIASQLEKRVMFRRAMKRAMQNAMRLGAEGIKIMSSGRLNGIDIARSEWYREGRVPLHTLRADVDYATSEAKTTYGIIGIKVWVYKGELKPGQVVAAPAAPEKKMRKGARNAAAN is encoded by the coding sequence ATGGGTCAGAAGATTCATCCGACGGGATTCCGTCTTGCCGTTAACAAAAACTGGTCTTCCAAGTGGTTCGCGTCCTCGCAGAACTTCCCGGAAATGCTGAAGCAGGATATCGAAGTTCGCGAATTCCTGAAGAAGCGTCTGGGTCACGCTTCGGTTGGCCGCGTAACCATCGAGCGTCCGGCTAAGTCCGCCCGCATCACCATTCACAGCGCCCGTCCGGGCGTGGTGATTGGCAAGAAGGGCGAGGACATCGAGATCCTGAAGCAGGAACTGCAGAAGCGTCTGGGTGTGCCGGTTCACGTGAACATCGAAGAAGTTCGCAAGCCGGAACTGGATGCGCAAATCATCGCCGACGGCATCGCTTCCCAGCTGGAGAAGCGCGTGATGTTCCGTCGCGCCATGAAGCGCGCCATGCAGAACGCCATGCGTCTGGGTGCCGAAGGCATCAAGATCATGTCGTCCGGCCGTCTGAACGGCATCGACATCGCTCGCAGCGAGTGGTACCGCGAAGGCCGCGTGCCTCTGCATACCCTGCGCGCCGATGTGGACTACGCTACCTCCGAAGCCAAGACCACCTACGGTATCATCGGCATCAAGGTATGGGTGTACAAAGGCGAGCTGAAGCCGGGCCAAGTTGTAGCCGCTCCGGCAGCTCCCGAGAAGAAAATGAGAAAGGGTGCCCGCAATGCTGCAGCCAACTAG
- the rplP gene encoding 50S ribosomal protein L16 yields MLQPTRLKYRKQHKGRNTGIATRGNKVSFGDFGLKAVGRGRLTARQIEAARRAMTRHIKRGGRIWIRIFPDKPITSKPAEVRMGGGKGSPEYYVAEIQPGKMLYEMDGVSEELAREAFRLAAAKLPIATVFVTKQVGQ; encoded by the coding sequence ATGCTGCAGCCAACTAGACTCAAGTACCGCAAACAGCACAAAGGCCGTAACACCGGTATCGCCACTCGTGGCAACAAGGTGAGCTTTGGTGATTTCGGTCTGAAGGCTGTTGGTCGTGGTCGTCTGACCGCGCGTCAGATCGAAGCTGCGCGTCGTGCGATGACCCGTCACATCAAGCGTGGCGGCCGCATCTGGATCCGTATCTTCCCGGACAAGCCGATCACCTCCAAGCCTGCCGAAGTCCGTATGGGTGGGGGCAAGGGCTCTCCGGAGTACTACGTGGCTGAGATTCAGCCTGGCAAGATGCTGTACGAAATGGATGGCGTATCCGAGGAACTCGCTCGCGAAGCTTTCCGTCTGGCCGCAGCTAAGCTGCCGATCGCCACTGTGTTCGTAACCAAACAGGTAGGTCAGTAA
- the rpmC gene encoding 50S ribosomal protein L29 has product MKASELKAKTVDELKAELLSLLKAQFALRMQHATQQLAKTSELKKVRRDIARVRTVLKEKAV; this is encoded by the coding sequence ATGAAAGCGTCCGAACTGAAAGCCAAAACTGTTGACGAGCTGAAGGCGGAACTGCTGAGCCTGCTGAAGGCCCAGTTTGCGCTGCGCATGCAGCACGCTACTCAGCAACTCGCCAAGACCTCTGAACTGAAGAAAGTGCGTCGTGACATCGCTCGCGTTCGTACCGTTCTGAAAGAAAAGGCAGTTTAA
- the rpsQ gene encoding 30S ribosomal protein S17: protein MSETKVVRTLTGVVVSDKMDKTVTVLVERKVKHPIYGKIIRRSKKFHAHDENNEFKAGDIVIISESRPLSKTKSWVVTALVEKARQV from the coding sequence ATGAGCGAAACCAAAGTGGTACGTACGCTGACCGGCGTTGTGGTCAGCGACAAGATGGATAAGACTGTGACCGTGCTGGTCGAGCGCAAAGTTAAGCACCCGATCTACGGCAAGATCATCCGTCGCTCCAAGAAGTTCCACGCACACGACGAGAACAACGAGTTCAAGGCTGGCGACATCGTTATCATCAGCGAGTCCCGTCCGCTCTCGAAGACCAAGTCGTGGGTGGTAACCGCACTGGTCGAGAAAGCTCGCCAAGTGTAA
- the rplN gene encoding 50S ribosomal protein L14 produces the protein MIQMQTMLEVADNTGARHVQCIKVLGGSKRRYASVGDIIKVSIKDAAPRGRVKKGDVYNAVVVRTAKGVRRPDGSLIKFDSNAAVLLNNKLEPIGTRIFGPVTRELRTERFMKIVSLAPEVL, from the coding sequence ATGATCCAAATGCAGACCATGCTTGAGGTCGCTGACAACACTGGTGCGCGTCATGTGCAGTGCATCAAAGTGCTGGGTGGCTCCAAGCGTCGCTATGCTAGCGTAGGTGACATCATCAAGGTGAGCATCAAGGATGCCGCTCCGCGTGGTCGCGTCAAAAAAGGCGACGTCTACAATGCGGTCGTGGTACGCACTGCCAAAGGCGTGCGCCGTCCGGATGGCTCTTTGATCAAGTTTGACAGCAATGCTGCTGTTCTGCTCAACAACAAGCTTGAGCCGATCGGCACTCGTATCTTCGGGCCCGTTACGCGTGAACTGCGTACCGAACGCTTCATGAAGATCGTATCGCTGGCTCCTGAAGTGCTGTAA
- the rplX gene encoding 50S ribosomal protein L24 produces MRKIRKGDEVVVITGKDKGKRGTVLRVLETKLVVEGVNVAKKHQKPNPVRGVAGGIVEKTMPIDASNVAIFNPASQKADRVGFKVLEDGRKVRVFKSSGEVIGA; encoded by the coding sequence ATGCGCAAAATTCGTAAAGGTGATGAAGTCGTAGTAATCACCGGCAAAGACAAAGGCAAGCGCGGTACCGTCCTGCGTGTTCTGGAAACCAAGCTGGTTGTGGAAGGCGTGAATGTCGCCAAGAAGCACCAGAAGCCGAACCCGGTACGTGGCGTAGCTGGTGGTATCGTCGAGAAGACCATGCCCATCGACGCTTCTAACGTCGCGATTTTCAATCCGGCAAGCCAAAAGGCTGACCGCGTAGGCTTCAAGGTTCTTGAAGACGGCCGCAAGGTGCGCGTGTTCAAGTCCAGCGGCGAAGTTATCGGCGCCTAA
- the rplE gene encoding 50S ribosomal protein L5, with amino-acid sequence MARLYDFYKDSVVPELMKQFGYKSIMQVPRIEKITVNMGVGEAVADKKVMEFAVGDMEKIAGQKPVVTTARKSIAGFKIRDDYPVGCKVTLRRERMYEFLDRLVTIALPRVRDFRGVSAKSFDGRGNYNMGVKEQIIFPEIEYDKIDALRGMNITITTTAKTDEEARALLAAFKFPFKG; translated from the coding sequence ATGGCACGTCTCTACGATTTCTACAAAGACAGCGTAGTGCCGGAACTGATGAAACAGTTCGGCTACAAGTCGATCATGCAAGTTCCGCGTATCGAGAAGATCACCGTGAACATGGGCGTGGGTGAAGCTGTTGCCGATAAAAAGGTAATGGAATTCGCCGTGGGCGATATGGAAAAGATCGCCGGCCAGAAGCCGGTTGTCACCACCGCTCGCAAGTCCATCGCCGGCTTCAAGATCCGCGACGACTATCCGGTTGGTTGCAAGGTGACTCTGCGTCGCGAACGCATGTATGAGTTCCTGGACCGTCTGGTCACCATCGCGCTGCCGCGCGTTCGTGACTTCCGTGGTGTATCCGCCAAGTCCTTCGACGGCCGCGGCAACTACAACATGGGCGTTAAAGAACAGATCATCTTCCCGGAAATCGAGTACGACAAGATCGATGCTCTGCGTGGTATGAACATCACTATCACCACCACGGCGAAGACTGACGAAGAGGCCCGCGCACTGCTGGCCGCGTTCAAGTTCCCGTTCAAGGGTTAA
- the rpsN gene encoding 30S ribosomal protein S14 produces the protein MARLALINREEKRVKLAEKFSAKREALIATINNQNLSEEERFAARLQLQQLPRNASPVRQRRRCAVTGRPRGVFRKFGLGRNKLREIAMKGEIPGVVKASW, from the coding sequence ATGGCACGACTTGCACTGATTAACCGTGAAGAAAAGCGCGTCAAGCTGGCTGAGAAGTTCTCCGCCAAGCGTGAAGCCCTGATCGCCACCATCAACAACCAGAACCTCTCGGAAGAAGAGCGTTTCGCCGCCCGCCTGCAACTGCAGCAACTGCCGCGCAACGCTTCCCCGGTACGCCAGCGCCGTCGTTGCGCCGTGACCGGTCGTCCGCGTGGTGTGTTCCGTAAATTCGGTTTGGGTCGCAACAAGCTGCGTGAGATCGCCATGAAGGGTGAGATTCCGGGTGTTGTGAAGGCCAGCTGGTAA
- the rpsH gene encoding 30S ribosomal protein S8: protein MSMHDPISDMLTRIRNGQHASKVKVSMPCSKLKVALAQVLKEEGYIEDFAVAGEEKKPVLDIQLKYYAGRPVIERIERVSRPGLRVYKGSTEIPKVMNGLGVAILSTSKGVMTDRKARAAGIGGELLCVVA, encoded by the coding sequence ATGAGCATGCACGATCCTATTTCCGATATGTTGACCCGCATCCGCAACGGCCAACACGCTTCCAAAGTCAAGGTTTCCATGCCTTGCTCGAAGCTGAAGGTTGCGCTGGCGCAGGTGCTGAAGGAAGAAGGCTACATCGAAGATTTCGCCGTTGCCGGCGAAGAGAAGAAGCCTGTTCTCGATATCCAGCTCAAGTACTACGCTGGCCGTCCGGTGATCGAGCGCATCGAGCGCGTATCCCGTCCTGGCCTGCGCGTGTACAAGGGCTCCACCGAAATCCCGAAGGTCATGAATGGTCTGGGCGTGGCGATCCTGTCCACCTCCAAGGGCGTGATGACCGATCGCAAAGCGCGCGCAGCCGGCATCGGCGGCGAACTGCTCTGCGTCGTGGCATAA
- the rplF gene encoding 50S ribosomal protein L6 produces the protein MSRVAKNPVVIPAGVEVKFGAADVTVKGALGSLSTALCNDVEVKLDNGQLTFAAKNDSKFARAMSGTLRALLNNMVNGVSKGFEKKLQLVGVGYRAQAQGDTLNLSLGFSHPVAHKMPEGIKVETPTQTEILVKGANKQLVGQVAAEIRAYRSPEPYKGKGVRYADEVVVLKETKKK, from the coding sequence ATGTCTCGCGTAGCTAAGAATCCGGTAGTCATTCCGGCCGGCGTCGAAGTGAAGTTCGGCGCTGCAGACGTGACTGTGAAGGGCGCCCTGGGCTCCCTGAGCACCGCTCTGTGCAACGACGTGGAAGTGAAGCTGGACAATGGCCAGCTGACTTTCGCCGCCAAGAACGACAGCAAGTTCGCGCGTGCCATGTCCGGCACCCTGCGTGCCCTGCTGAACAACATGGTGAACGGCGTATCCAAGGGCTTCGAGAAGAAGCTGCAGCTGGTAGGCGTGGGCTATCGTGCCCAGGCTCAAGGCGATACCCTGAACCTGTCTCTGGGTTTCTCGCACCCGGTGGCTCACAAGATGCCGGAAGGCATCAAGGTTGAGACGCCGACTCAGACCGAGATCCTGGTCAAGGGCGCTAACAAGCAGCTCGTTGGTCAGGTCGCTGCCGAGATCCGCGCATACCGCTCGCCGGAACCCTACAAGGGCAAGGGCGTTCGTTATGCCGACGAGGTTGTGGTTCTGAAAGAAACCAAGAAGAAGTAA
- the rplR gene encoding 50S ribosomal protein L18 — translation MDKKQARLRRARKTRARIAELKMVRLSVHRTNSHIYAQIIDETGSKVLASASSLEAEVRAEVANGGNVAAAAVIGKRIAEKAKAAGIVNVAFDRSGFKYHGRMKALADAAREHGLVF, via the coding sequence ATGGACAAGAAACAAGCTCGACTCCGCCGCGCACGTAAAACCCGTGCACGGATCGCGGAGCTCAAGATGGTGCGCCTCTCTGTGCATCGCACCAATAGCCACATTTACGCTCAGATCATTGACGAGACCGGCAGCAAGGTACTGGCCAGCGCTTCTTCGCTGGAAGCAGAAGTACGCGCCGAAGTCGCCAATGGCGGCAACGTGGCAGCTGCGGCCGTGATCGGCAAGCGCATTGCTGAAAAGGCAAAAGCCGCTGGCATCGTAAACGTGGCTTTCGACCGCTCCGGCTTCAAGTACCACGGCCGCATGAAGGCCTTGGCTGACGCCGCTCGCGAACACGGCCTCGTATTCTAA
- the rpsE gene encoding 30S ribosomal protein S5, whose protein sequence is MAKHEIEDRGDGLVEKMISVNRVTKVVKGGRIMAFSALTVVGDGDGGIGMGKGRSKEVPVAVQKAMEQARHNMMKIKLYNGTVKHTVEGRHGATRVLIQPAKDGTGVKAGGPMRAIFDAMGIHNVSAKIHGSTNPYNVVRATLDGLSKINTPAQIAAKRGLSIEDILGVGHE, encoded by the coding sequence ATGGCTAAGCACGAAATAGAAGATCGCGGCGACGGTCTGGTCGAGAAAATGATCAGCGTCAACCGCGTCACCAAAGTGGTCAAGGGCGGCCGTATCATGGCTTTCTCCGCTCTGACCGTGGTTGGTGATGGCGACGGCGGTATCGGCATGGGTAAGGGCCGTTCCAAGGAAGTTCCAGTTGCCGTACAAAAGGCAATGGAACAAGCCCGTCACAACATGATGAAGATCAAGCTGTACAACGGTACCGTGAAGCACACCGTTGAAGGCCGTCATGGCGCTACCCGCGTCCTGATTCAGCCTGCTAAGGACGGTACCGGCGTGAAGGCCGGCGGTCCGATGCGCGCGATCTTCGACGCCATGGGCATCCATAATGTGTCGGCCAAGATCCACGGCTCCACGAACCCGTACAACGTGGTTCGCGCGACTCTGGATGGTCTGAGCAAGATCAATACCCCGGCGCAAATCGCCGCCAAGCGTGGCTTGAGCATCGAGGACATCCTGGGGGTGGGTCATGAGTAA
- the rpmD gene encoding 50S ribosomal protein L30 yields the protein MSNAKTVKVTLVKSLIGRLESHKACARGLGLRKIRQTVEVLDTPENRGMINKISYLLKFEG from the coding sequence ATGAGTAACGCCAAGACTGTCAAGGTCACTCTGGTAAAGAGCCTGATCGGTCGCCTGGAGTCTCACAAGGCCTGCGCCCGTGGTCTGGGTCTGCGTAAGATCCGTCAGACCGTTGAAGTGCTCGATACCCCTGAAAACCGTGGCATGATCAACAAGATCAGCTACCTGCTCAAATTCGAGGGCTAA
- the rplO gene encoding 50S ribosomal protein L15, with protein MLLNTVQPGVGAKHAKRRVGRGIGSGLGKTCGRGHKGQKSRAGGFHKVGFEGGQMPLQRRLPKRGFKSLTARFVCEVRLSELNLLPVSEIDLLSLKQAGLVSAQAQVAKVVLSGKIERAVKLRGIGATAGARAAIEAAGGSIE; from the coding sequence ATGCTGCTGAACACCGTACAACCGGGCGTCGGCGCCAAGCATGCCAAGCGCCGTGTCGGCCGTGGCATCGGCTCCGGCCTGGGTAAGACTTGCGGCCGCGGCCACAAGGGTCAGAAGAGCCGCGCTGGTGGTTTCCACAAGGTAGGCTTCGAAGGCGGTCAAATGCCGCTGCAACGCCGTCTGCCGAAGCGTGGTTTCAAGTCGCTGACGGCACGCTTCGTTTGCGAAGTGCGCCTGTCGGAGCTGAACCTGCTGCCGGTTAGCGAAATCGATCTGCTGTCCCTCAAGCAAGCTGGTCTGGTATCCGCTCAAGCCCAAGTGGCCAAGGTGGTGCTGTCTGGCAAGATTGAGCGCGCAGTGAAACTGCGTGGCATCGGCGCTACCGCCGGCGCCCGCGCCGCCATCGAGGCTGCCGGCGGCAGCATTGAATAA
- the secY gene encoding preprotein translocase subunit SecY — protein sequence MANTSLVANANKFGDLKRRIWFLIGALIVFRIGAHIPVPGVNPAELAKLFHTSQTGLLDMFNMFSGGALSRFTVFALGITPYISASIILQLAAEVLPSLKQLKKEGDAGRRKITQYTRYATVALASFQSFGIAVMLYKQPNLVMTAQWEFYLTSVVCLVTGTMFLMWLGEQITERGIGNGISLLICAGIASGVPAAIGKTLTLTSQGSLPILFAILLFVGVILVTFVVVYAERGQRKVLVNYAKRQVGNRVMQGQSTHLPLKLNMAGVIPPIFASSIILFPATVLGWFGQGEHMSWLKGVADKLHPGQPIYVLLYTAAIIFFCYFYTALVFNPKETADNLKKSGAFIPGIRPGEQTSRYIEKIILRLTLIGAIYITLVCLMPEFLILKWNVPFYFGGTSLLIMVVVTMDFMAQIQSYVLSHQYESLLKKANFKGNALTR from the coding sequence GTGGCGAATACTTCTCTAGTGGCCAATGCCAATAAGTTTGGTGATTTGAAGCGTCGGATCTGGTTTTTGATTGGCGCGCTGATCGTTTTCCGCATCGGTGCCCACATACCGGTTCCCGGCGTGAATCCTGCCGAGCTAGCGAAGTTGTTCCACACATCGCAGACGGGCCTGCTCGACATGTTCAACATGTTCTCGGGCGGCGCCCTCTCGAGATTCACGGTGTTTGCCTTGGGCATCACGCCGTACATCTCAGCTTCCATCATTCTGCAGCTTGCGGCCGAGGTTCTGCCCAGCCTGAAGCAGTTGAAGAAGGAAGGCGATGCGGGACGTCGCAAGATAACCCAGTACACGCGTTATGCCACCGTGGCGCTTGCCTCTTTCCAGAGTTTCGGCATCGCGGTGATGTTGTACAAGCAGCCAAACCTGGTGATGACTGCTCAGTGGGAGTTTTACCTGACAAGCGTGGTGTGTCTGGTCACCGGAACCATGTTCCTGATGTGGTTGGGCGAACAGATCACCGAGCGTGGTATCGGCAACGGTATCTCGCTGCTCATCTGCGCGGGTATCGCGTCGGGTGTGCCGGCTGCCATCGGTAAAACCCTGACTCTGACCAGTCAGGGCTCTTTGCCCATCCTGTTTGCCATCCTGTTGTTCGTCGGGGTGATCCTGGTGACCTTCGTGGTGGTCTACGCCGAGCGTGGCCAGCGCAAGGTGCTGGTGAACTACGCCAAGCGTCAGGTGGGCAACCGCGTCATGCAGGGTCAGAGCACGCACTTGCCGCTCAAGCTCAACATGGCGGGGGTGATTCCTCCGATTTTCGCGTCCAGCATCATCCTGTTCCCGGCTACCGTTCTCGGCTGGTTTGGTCAGGGCGAGCACATGTCTTGGTTGAAGGGCGTAGCTGACAAGCTGCATCCGGGTCAGCCGATCTATGTGCTGCTGTATACCGCGGCAATCATCTTCTTCTGCTATTTCTACACGGCGTTGGTGTTCAACCCGAAGGAAACGGCTGACAACCTGAAGAAGAGCGGGGCGTTCATCCCGGGCATCCGTCCAGGCGAGCAGACTTCTCGTTACATTGAGAAGATCATTCTGCGGCTGACGCTGATCGGTGCGATCTACATCACGCTGGTCTGCCTGATGCCTGAATTCCTGATCCTGAAGTGGAACGTGCCGTTCTACTTCGGCGGTACATCGCTGCTGATCATGGTGGTGGTGACGATGGACTTCATGGCGCAGATACAGTCCTACGTGTTGTCGCATCAATACGAGAGCTTGCTGAAGAAGGCTAACTTCAAAGGCAACGCCCTTACCCGCTGA
- the infA gene encoding translation initiation factor IF-1, with protein MAKEDTIQMQGEVLENLPSATFKIKLENGHVVLGHISGKMRMHYIRILPGDKVTVELTPYDLSRARIVFRAK; from the coding sequence ATGGCTAAGGAAGACACTATCCAGATGCAAGGCGAGGTTTTGGAGAATTTGCCTAGCGCAACCTTCAAGATCAAGCTCGAAAATGGACACGTGGTACTCGGGCATATCTCTGGGAAGATGCGGATGCACTACATCCGCATCCTGCCAGGTGACAAGGTGACTGTGGAGTTGACTCCATACGATCTGTCCCGCGCCCGCATTGTGTTCCGCGCGAAGTAA
- the rpmJ gene encoding 50S ribosomal protein L36 — MRVQPSVKKICRNCKIIRRNRVVRVICTDPRHKQKQG; from the coding sequence ATGCGAGTACAGCCTTCTGTAAAGAAGATTTGCCGTAATTGCAAAATCATTCGTCGCAATCGCGTGGTACGCGTGATCTGCACGGACCCGCGTCACAAGCAAAAACAAGGCTAA
- the rpsM gene encoding 30S ribosomal protein S13 — MARIAGVNIPNHAHAVIGLQAIFGIGQTRAQQICAAAGVSPSTKVKDLTEAEMETLRDQVAKFTVEGDLRREITMSIKRLMDMGCYRGFRHRRGLPCRGQRTRTNARTRKGPRKAIAGKK, encoded by the coding sequence ATGGCCCGTATTGCAGGGGTAAACATCCCCAATCATGCGCATGCCGTTATCGGCCTGCAGGCAATTTTCGGCATCGGTCAGACTCGCGCGCAGCAAATTTGTGCTGCTGCAGGCGTGAGCCCCTCCACCAAGGTGAAGGATCTGACTGAAGCTGAAATGGAAACTCTGCGTGATCAAGTGGCTAAGTTCACCGTTGAAGGTGACCTGCGTCGTGAAATCACCATGAGCATCAAGCGTCTGATGGACATGGGCTGCTATCGCGGCTTCCGCCATCGTCGCGGCTTGCCGTGCCGCGGTCAGCGCACTCGCACGAACGCTCGCACCCGCAAGGGTCCGCGTAAGGCGATCGCCGGCAAGAAGTAA
- the rpsK gene encoding 30S ribosomal protein S11 → MAKANTAVRVRKKVRKSVSEGIVHVHASFNNTIITITDRQGNALSWATSGGAGFKGSRKSTPFAAQVAAEHAGKVAQEYGVKNLEVRIKGPGPGRESAVRALNSLGFKITSISDVTPVPHNGCRPPKKRRI, encoded by the coding sequence ATGGCTAAAGCAAACACAGCTGTACGTGTACGCAAAAAAGTGCGCAAGTCTGTTAGCGAAGGCATCGTGCACGTGCACGCTTCGTTCAACAACACCATCATCACGATCACCGACCGTCAAGGCAATGCATTGTCTTGGGCTACCTCTGGCGGCGCTGGTTTCAAGGGCTCGCGCAAGAGTACACCCTTTGCCGCTCAGGTAGCTGCAGAGCACGCTGGTAAAGTTGCCCAAGAATATGGTGTGAAGAACCTCGAAGTTCGTATCAAAGGCCCGGGCCCGGGTCGTGAATCCGCTGTTCGCGCACTCAACTCGCTGGGCTTCAAGATCACCAGCATCTCCGACGTGACGCCGGTACCGCACAACGGTTGCCGTCCGCCCAAAAAACGTCGTATCTAA